One stretch of Streptomyces sp. 135 DNA includes these proteins:
- a CDS encoding acetyl-CoA acetyltransferase, whose product MPPNTGSTPRKVAVVGVALSDCGRVDEATPYALHAQAARRALADSGLGRGVVDGLASAGLGTLAPVEVAEYLGLRPRWVDSTSVGGATWEVMAAHATEAVAAGRANAVLLVYGSTARADIKAGRRTSNLSFGARGPAQFEVPYGHSLVAKYAMAARRHMHEYGTTLEQLASVAVQARANAAANPDAMFRDPITVDDVLAGPMIADPFTKLHCCVRSDGGCAVLLAAEEYVADCASEPVWVLGAGEHVSHTTMSEWDDFTVSPAAVSGRLAFERAGVRPEDIDVAQIYDAFTYMTLVTLEDLGFCGKGEGGAFVEKGRLLRTGGLPTNTDGGGLSAQHPGMRGLFLLVEATRQLRGQAGECQVRRTDATLPELAVASGTGGWFCSSGTVVLGRG is encoded by the coding sequence ATGCCGCCCAACACCGGTTCGACTCCCCGCAAGGTCGCCGTCGTCGGTGTCGCCCTCTCGGACTGCGGCAGGGTCGACGAGGCGACGCCCTACGCCCTGCACGCCCAGGCGGCGCGCCGCGCGCTCGCCGACTCCGGCCTGGGGCGCGGCGTGGTCGACGGCCTCGCGTCCGCGGGCCTCGGCACGCTGGCGCCCGTGGAGGTCGCCGAGTACCTGGGCCTCAGGCCCCGCTGGGTGGACTCCACCTCCGTCGGCGGCGCCACCTGGGAGGTCATGGCCGCGCACGCGACGGAGGCGGTAGCGGCGGGACGGGCGAACGCCGTGCTCCTCGTCTACGGCTCGACCGCCCGCGCGGACATCAAGGCCGGGCGCCGCACGTCGAACCTCTCCTTCGGCGCGCGGGGCCCGGCGCAGTTCGAAGTCCCCTACGGGCACTCCCTTGTCGCCAAGTACGCGATGGCCGCGCGCCGCCACATGCACGAGTACGGCACGACCCTGGAACAGCTCGCCTCGGTGGCCGTCCAGGCCCGGGCCAACGCGGCGGCCAACCCCGACGCGATGTTCCGCGACCCGATCACGGTGGACGACGTCCTGGCAGGACCGATGATCGCGGACCCGTTCACCAAGCTGCACTGCTGCGTACGGTCCGACGGCGGCTGCGCGGTGCTGCTCGCCGCCGAGGAGTACGTGGCGGACTGCGCGTCGGAGCCGGTGTGGGTCCTCGGCGCGGGCGAGCACGTCTCGCACACGACGATGTCGGAGTGGGACGACTTCACGGTCTCCCCGGCGGCGGTGAGCGGCCGTCTCGCCTTCGAGCGGGCGGGGGTGCGGCCCGAGGACATCGATGTGGCCCAGATCTACGACGCGTTCACCTATATGACGCTGGTGACGCTGGAGGACCTCGGCTTCTGCGGGAAGGGCGAGGGCGGCGCGTTCGTGGAGAAGGGCCGCCTGCTGCGCACGGGCGGTCTCCCGACCAACACGGACGGCGGCGGCCTGTCCGCCCAGCACCCCGGCATGCGGGGCCTCTTCCTGCTGGTGGAGGCCACCCGACAGCTGCGCGGCCAGGCGGGCGAGTGCCAGGTCAGACGCACGGACGCCACCCTGCCGGAGCTCGCGGTGGCGTCGGGGACGGGCGGGTGGTTCTGCTCCTCGGGGACGGTGGTGCTGGGGCGGGGGTGA
- a CDS encoding pyridoxal 5'-phosphate synthase, translating into MTTPGTPPPSPAPHDAAPPTPFQQLLRAQRVWDVELPAFDPAGAPADPLSLFHAWFAEAVAAGQAEPHTMGLATVAEDGGPDVRTVMLHDADDRGWHFASHASSRKGRQLAARPEAALHFYWASQGRQIRIRGRVAAVPHAEGLADLHARSTGALAAALVGHQSEVLDSYEELARSSAAAWDRARAEPDADAPTWTLYVLEPSEAEFFQGDERRRHIRLRYRRALADRAHQADRAAAEVWTRELLWP; encoded by the coding sequence ATGACGACACCCGGAACTCCGCCGCCGTCCCCCGCGCCCCATGACGCCGCCCCGCCGACCCCGTTCCAGCAGCTGCTGCGGGCACAGCGCGTGTGGGACGTGGAGCTGCCCGCCTTCGACCCGGCCGGGGCGCCCGCCGACCCGCTGTCCCTCTTCCACGCGTGGTTCGCGGAGGCGGTGGCCGCCGGGCAGGCCGAGCCGCACACCATGGGTCTCGCCACGGTCGCCGAGGACGGCGGCCCCGACGTGCGGACCGTGATGCTGCACGACGCGGACGACCGGGGCTGGCACTTCGCCTCGCACGCGAGCAGCAGGAAGGGCCGCCAGCTCGCCGCCCGCCCGGAGGCCGCCCTGCACTTCTACTGGGCGTCGCAGGGCCGGCAGATCCGGATCAGGGGCCGGGTCGCCGCGGTCCCGCACGCCGAGGGCCTCGCCGATCTGCACGCGCGGTCGACGGGCGCCCTCGCCGCCGCGCTCGTGGGCCACCAGAGCGAAGTCCTCGACTCGTACGAGGAGTTGGCGCGGTCCTCCGCCGCCGCCTGGGACCGCGCCCGGGCCGAACCGGACGCCGACGCGCCGACCTGGACGCTGTACGTCCTGGAGCCCTCGGAGGCGGAGTTCTTCCAGGGCGACGAGCGGCGGCGCCACATCCGCTTGCGCTACCGCAGGGCCCTGGCCGACCGGGCTCACCAGGCCGACCGGGCCGCCGCCGAGGTGTGGACGCGCGAGCTGCTCTGGCCCTGA
- a CDS encoding GNAT family N-acetyltransferase — translation MSTDPRSSWQLTDDLDGFHARAEEFLSSAPAPHTALLSVTDTLRERGLQAYGEGAPQFGTYADGAGRVRGAFLRTPPHRLLLSPVAPEAADILARQLADSGHALPGVVADRDTAEAFARAWEKHTGATATPGHRQRLYRLAALTPPEPAPPGRARLADDGDRALLERWHGEFAEAVGEPAVMGSGAWVDSRLAHGGVTLWETPDGTPAAMAGVTRRIAGQVRVAPVYTPAALRGRGYGGAATVAVTRAALDAGAAEVLLFTDLANPTSNGLYQRIGYRPVGDFTQYDFSG, via the coding sequence ATGTCCACCGACCCGCGTTCCTCCTGGCAGCTGACCGACGACCTCGACGGCTTTCACGCGCGCGCCGAGGAGTTCCTGTCCTCCGCACCGGCCCCGCACACCGCTCTCCTCAGCGTCACCGACACCCTGCGCGAACGGGGGCTCCAGGCGTACGGGGAGGGGGCGCCCCAGTTCGGTACGTACGCCGATGGGGCGGGCCGCGTCCGGGGAGCCTTCCTGCGGACCCCGCCGCACCGGCTGCTCCTCTCGCCCGTCGCCCCCGAAGCCGCCGACATCCTCGCCCGGCAGCTCGCCGACTCCGGCCACGCCCTGCCGGGAGTCGTCGCCGACCGGGACACCGCGGAGGCCTTCGCCCGAGCCTGGGAGAAGCACACGGGAGCCACCGCCACGCCCGGCCACCGGCAGCGGCTCTACCGCCTCGCCGCCCTCACCCCGCCCGAGCCCGCACCGCCGGGCCGCGCCCGCCTCGCCGACGACGGGGACAGGGCCCTGCTTGAGCGCTGGCACGGGGAGTTCGCGGAGGCCGTCGGCGAACCGGCCGTCATGGGCTCCGGCGCATGGGTGGACTCCCGCCTCGCCCATGGGGGCGTCACCCTCTGGGAGACCCCCGACGGAACGCCCGCCGCGATGGCCGGCGTCACCCGCCGCATCGCCGGTCAGGTCCGCGTCGCCCCCGTGTACACACCGGCAGCCCTCCGCGGCCGCGGCTACGGCGGTGCCGCGACCGTCGCCGTCACCCGCGCCGCCCTCGACGCGGGCGCCGCCGAGGTCCTGCTCTTCACCGACCTCGCCAACCCGACGAGCAACGGCCTCTACCAGCGGATCGGCTACCGCCCGGTGGGGGACTTCACGCAGTATGACTTCAGCGGTTGA
- a CDS encoding Zn-ribbon domain-containing OB-fold protein — protein sequence MSTAAGGGPRFDLPEPDAFTRPYWDAAAEGRLLIRRCGACGAAHHYPREFCPRCWSEDVAWERASGRATLYTWSVVHRNDLPPFGARVPYVAAVVDLAEGPRMMTEVVGRGAQEPRIGMGLEVAFRAAGEFAVPVFRAA from the coding sequence ATGAGTACGGCGGCGGGTGGCGGCCCGCGCTTCGATCTGCCCGAACCCGACGCCTTCACCCGCCCCTACTGGGACGCGGCGGCCGAGGGGCGGCTGCTGATCCGCCGCTGCGGGGCGTGCGGGGCGGCGCACCACTATCCGCGCGAGTTCTGCCCGCGCTGCTGGAGCGAGGACGTCGCCTGGGAGCGGGCGAGCGGCCGGGCCACGCTCTACACCTGGTCGGTCGTGCACAGGAACGACCTGCCGCCGTTCGGCGCGCGCGTCCCGTACGTCGCCGCGGTCGTCGATCTCGCCGAGGGGCCGCGGATGATGACGGAGGTCGTCGGCCGCGGGGCACAGGAGCCGCGGATCGGGATGGGGCTCGAAGTGGCGTTCCGGGCGGCCGGGGAGTTCGCCGTGCCGGTGTTCAGGGCGGCGTAG
- a CDS encoding DoxX family protein, protein MDSIWLTGAEWLAVLRIGLGLWWLESWRHKDKKGWFERGTGIAWASDVAAKHRWHAVRSGFDTVVAPRPKVMAYVVVHAELALGLGLVVGFLTPVALVGGLLLNLLYLVLMIHDWAEQGQNTMMALISLVALFAMSWQAWSLDDALGLFR, encoded by the coding sequence ATGGACTCGATCTGGCTCACCGGCGCCGAATGGCTCGCCGTGCTCCGCATAGGCCTTGGCCTGTGGTGGCTGGAGAGCTGGCGCCACAAGGACAAGAAGGGCTGGTTCGAGCGGGGTACGGGCATCGCGTGGGCGTCCGACGTGGCTGCCAAGCACAGGTGGCACGCGGTCCGCAGCGGCTTCGACACCGTCGTCGCGCCGCGCCCGAAGGTGATGGCGTACGTCGTGGTTCATGCCGAACTCGCCCTGGGGCTCGGCCTGGTCGTCGGATTCCTGACTCCCGTCGCCTTGGTCGGCGGGCTGCTCCTCAACCTGCTCTACCTCGTCCTCATGATCCACGACTGGGCCGAGCAGGGGCAGAACACGATGATGGCGCTCATCTCGCTCGTCGCCCTCTTCGCCATGTCCTGGCAGGCCTGGTCCCTCGACGACGCGCTCGGACTCTTCCGATGA
- a CDS encoding NAD(P)/FAD-dependent oxidoreductase, whose amino-acid sequence MSDSTAPQSPTQDRPVYVIGGGPGGLAVAAALRARGVRAIVLEKSERLGASWRGHYDRLHLHTTRRLSALPGLAIPRSAGRWVSRDDLIRYLEQYAEHHALDIVTGVEVTGLERTADGTGWLLRATGGRELTGSAVVVATGYNHTPRLPDWPGRDTYSGDLLHARDYREPSPFTGKDVLVVGVGNTGAEIAVDLAAGGAARVRLAVRTAPHIVRRSTAGWPAQLSGILCRRLPVLLTDRLASLVARVSVPDLSAQGLSRPRTGLFSRAREGAIPVQDVGLIDAVRKGRVEPVAAVEAFDSGKVVLADGTRIAPQTVIAATGYRHALEGLVGGLGILDAHGRPTAHGHHSPKQAPNLYFTGFTTPISGTLRELARDAKKIAKAIARTHPR is encoded by the coding sequence ATGTCCGACTCGACAGCTCCGCAGTCGCCCACGCAGGACCGCCCCGTGTACGTCATCGGGGGCGGCCCCGGCGGACTCGCCGTCGCCGCGGCGCTGCGCGCACGCGGTGTCCGCGCGATCGTCCTGGAGAAGTCGGAGCGCCTCGGCGCCTCCTGGCGCGGCCACTACGACCGCCTCCACCTGCATACGACGCGTCGCCTCTCCGCCCTGCCCGGCCTGGCGATCCCGCGGTCGGCCGGCCGGTGGGTGTCACGGGACGACCTGATCCGCTACCTGGAGCAGTACGCGGAACACCACGCCCTCGACATCGTCACCGGGGTCGAGGTCACCGGCCTGGAACGCACCGCCGACGGCACCGGCTGGCTGCTGCGCGCGACCGGCGGCCGGGAGCTGACCGGCAGCGCGGTGGTGGTCGCCACCGGCTACAACCACACGCCCCGGCTGCCCGACTGGCCCGGCCGCGACACGTACTCCGGAGACCTCCTGCACGCCCGCGACTACCGCGAACCGAGCCCCTTCACCGGCAAGGACGTCCTGGTCGTCGGCGTCGGCAACACCGGCGCGGAGATCGCCGTCGACCTCGCCGCCGGTGGCGCCGCCCGGGTCCGCCTCGCGGTGCGCACCGCCCCGCACATCGTGCGCCGCTCCACGGCCGGGTGGCCCGCGCAGCTCTCGGGCATCCTGTGCCGCAGGCTTCCGGTGCTCCTGACGGACCGCCTCGCGTCGCTGGTCGCCCGCGTGTCCGTCCCCGACCTGTCGGCGCAGGGACTGTCACGCCCCCGCACCGGCCTCTTCTCGAGGGCCAGGGAAGGGGCGATCCCGGTCCAGGACGTCGGCCTCATCGACGCCGTACGCAAGGGCCGGGTCGAGCCGGTGGCCGCCGTGGAGGCCTTCGACAGCGGCAAGGTGGTCCTGGCGGACGGCACGCGGATAGCGCCGCAGACGGTCATCGCGGCAACGGGCTACCGCCACGCCCTGGAGGGCCTGGTCGGCGGCCTGGGCATCCTCGACGCCCACGGCCGCCCCACCGCCCACGGCCACCACAGCCCGAAGCAGGCCCCGAACCTGTACTTCACCGGCTTCACCACCCCGATCAGCGGCACACTCCGCGAACTCGCCCGAGACGCCAAAAAGATCGCAAAGGCAATAGCAAGAACCCACCCCCGATAA
- a CDS encoding acetate--CoA ligase family protein → MLGSTHGTFTTDPRRARVMACGEPPPPTVHGSAPTADDLDVSGRPLHADVPDLDRFFRPESVAVIGASDAEGRPGAGITRRLIAWAERVGARLHPVHPTRRTVFGIPCFPSVADLPEQVDLAVLLVGDPLPAIEQLAEAKVRFAVAFASGFAETGEAGAAAQARLAAAVRRSGLRLLGPNTNLNAFEEFREDLEGPAIALITQSGHQGRPVFTLQELGIRLSHWAPTGNEADLETADFISYFAERPEVGAIACYVEGLRDGRAFLLAADRAARRGVPVVAVKVGRTETGARTAASHTGKLTGADAVVDAAMRQFGVIRVDGLDELQDTSALLARARRPSAEGVAVYSISGGTGAHFSDLAAEAGLTLPTLGAAKQAELHQWIPEYLNVANPIDNGGHPVGDWRGRKIIDAILDDPQVGVLICPITGPFPPMSDKLAQDLVDAAEETDKLVCVVWGSPLGTEDAYRQTLLGSSRVATFRTFANCITAVRAHLDHHRFTAGYRSPFDEAPRSPSPSFRKAQALMRPGQQLSEHAAKQLLRAYGIRVPREQLVTSAAAAVRAAGLVGYPVVMKASGPQLAHKTELGLVKIGLTSASQVRDAYRELTDIARYEGVPLDGVLVCQMVERGVEMVVGVTHDALFGPTVTVGLGGVLVEVLRDTAVRVPPFGEDQAKAMLSELRGRALLDGVRGAAPADVDALVEVVLRVQRMALELGDEIAELDINPLMVLPRGQGAVALDAFAVCR, encoded by the coding sequence ATGCTTGGATCGACACACGGCACCTTCACCACCGACCCCCGCCGCGCGCGTGTCATGGCCTGCGGCGAACCCCCACCCCCCACCGTCCACGGCAGCGCCCCCACCGCCGACGACCTGGACGTCAGCGGCCGCCCCTTGCACGCCGACGTACCCGACCTGGACCGCTTCTTCCGCCCCGAATCCGTCGCCGTCATCGGCGCCTCGGACGCCGAGGGCCGCCCCGGCGCCGGCATCACCCGCCGGCTGATCGCCTGGGCCGAGCGGGTCGGCGCGCGCCTGCACCCCGTGCACCCCACCCGTCGGACGGTATTCGGCATCCCCTGCTTCCCCTCCGTCGCCGACCTGCCCGAACAGGTCGACCTCGCCGTACTGCTGGTCGGCGACCCGCTGCCGGCGATCGAGCAGCTCGCCGAGGCGAAGGTGCGCTTCGCCGTCGCCTTCGCCTCCGGGTTCGCCGAGACGGGCGAGGCGGGCGCGGCCGCCCAGGCCCGCCTCGCGGCCGCCGTGCGGCGCTCGGGCCTGCGGCTGCTCGGGCCGAACACCAACCTCAACGCCTTCGAGGAGTTCCGCGAGGATCTCGAAGGCCCCGCCATCGCGCTGATCACTCAGTCCGGCCACCAGGGCCGCCCCGTCTTCACCCTCCAGGAACTCGGCATCCGCCTCTCCCACTGGGCGCCCACCGGCAACGAGGCCGACCTGGAGACCGCCGACTTCATCTCCTACTTCGCCGAGCGCCCCGAGGTCGGCGCCATCGCCTGCTACGTCGAGGGCCTCAGGGACGGCCGCGCCTTCCTGCTCGCCGCCGACCGCGCGGCCCGGCGCGGAGTGCCCGTCGTCGCCGTCAAGGTGGGCCGGACCGAGACCGGCGCCCGCACGGCCGCCTCACACACCGGCAAGCTGACCGGCGCCGACGCGGTGGTGGACGCGGCGATGCGGCAGTTCGGCGTCATCCGTGTCGACGGGCTCGACGAACTCCAGGACACCTCCGCCCTGTTGGCGCGGGCCCGCAGGCCGTCGGCCGAGGGCGTGGCCGTGTATTCGATCTCGGGCGGCACGGGCGCGCACTTCTCGGACCTGGCGGCCGAGGCGGGCCTCACCCTGCCCACGCTCGGCGCCGCCAAGCAGGCGGAGCTGCACCAGTGGATACCGGAGTACCTGAACGTCGCCAACCCCATCGACAACGGCGGACACCCCGTCGGCGACTGGCGCGGCCGGAAGATCATCGACGCGATCCTCGACGATCCGCAGGTGGGGGTGCTCATCTGCCCCATCACCGGGCCCTTCCCGCCGATGAGCGACAAACTCGCGCAGGACCTGGTGGACGCGGCGGAGGAGACGGACAAGCTGGTGTGCGTGGTGTGGGGGTCGCCCCTCGGCACCGAGGACGCCTACCGCCAGACGCTGCTCGGCTCCTCGCGCGTGGCCACCTTCCGCACCTTCGCCAACTGCATCACGGCGGTCCGCGCCCACCTGGACCATCACCGCTTCACGGCCGGCTACCGCTCCCCCTTCGACGAGGCGCCGCGCAGCCCCTCCCCCTCCTTCCGCAAGGCGCAGGCGCTGATGCGGCCGGGCCAGCAGCTCAGCGAGCACGCGGCGAAGCAGCTGCTGCGCGCGTACGGGATCCGCGTACCGCGCGAGCAGTTGGTGACCAGCGCGGCGGCGGCCGTCCGCGCGGCCGGGCTCGTCGGCTACCCGGTCGTCATGAAGGCGTCGGGGCCCCAGCTGGCGCACAAGACCGAGCTGGGCCTGGTGAAGATCGGCCTGACCTCCGCCAGCCAGGTGCGCGACGCCTATCGGGAGCTGACGGACATCGCCCGCTACGAGGGCGTGCCGCTGGACGGCGTGCTGGTCTGCCAGATGGTGGAGCGGGGCGTCGAGATGGTCGTCGGCGTCACGCACGACGCGCTCTTCGGGCCGACCGTGACGGTGGGGCTCGGCGGCGTACTCGTCGAGGTCCTTCGGGACACGGCGGTGCGGGTGCCGCCCTTCGGGGAGGACCAGGCGAAGGCGATGCTGTCCGAACTGCGGGGCCGGGCCCTGCTGGACGGGGTGCGGGGGGCGGCGCCCGCCGATGTCGACGCGCTCGTCGAGGTCGTGCTGCGCGTCCAGCGCATGGCGCTCGAACTCGGGGACGAGATAGCGGAGTTGGACATCAACCCGCTGATGGTGCTGCCCCGGGGGCAGGGCGCCGTCGCCCTCGACGCGTTCGCCGTCTGCCGCTGA